acctcaagaggcgggtggacaaacaaagcccacaaattctgacaaactcgaagcattgattatgcaagattgggctgccatcagtcaggatgtggcccagaagttaattgacagcatgccaaggTGGATTGTAGAGGTCttaaaaagaagggtcaacactgcaaatattgactctttgcatcaacttcgtgtaattgtcaataaaagcatttgacacttatgaaatgcttgtaattatacttcagtattccatagtaacatctgacaaaaatatctaaagacactgaagcagcaaactttgtggaaattaatatttgtgtcattctcaaaacttttggccacgactgtagtctgtttagggccaaatagcattctagttggctcagtttttttgttaattctttccaatgtgtcaagtaattatctttttgttttctcatgatttggttgggtctatctgtgttgctgtcctggggctctgttgtttgtgtttgtgaacagagccccaggaccagcttgcttaggggactcttctccaggttcaactctctgtaggtgatggctttgttatggaaggtttgggaatcgcttccttttaggtggttgtagaatttaacttctacttcatcacaatcccggatccgggagcaccatcagtaaaaaagctgactagcatagcctagcatagcgtcacaagtaaatactagcatctaaatatcattaaatcacaagtccaagacaccagatgaaagatacacatcttgtgaatagaGGCATcctttctgatttttaaaatgttttacagggaagacacaatatgtaaatctattcgctaaccacgatagcaaaagacacgaCTTTTTTTCCCACTATTTTttccctgcataggtagctatcacaatttcgaccaaataaagatataaatagccactaaccaagaaacaacttaatcagatgacagtctgataacatatttattgtatagcatatgttttgttagaaaaatgtgcatatttcagttataaatcatagtttaccattgcagccaccatcacaactctcaccaaagcaactagaataactagaaTATTCACCaatgtgaattacctaaatactcatcataaaacatttatgaaaaatacacagcgtacagcaaatgaaagacaaagatcttgtgaatccagacaatatttcagattttttaagtgttttacagcgaaaacacaatatagcattatattagcttactacaatagccaaccacacaacagcattgtttcaagccaacaatagcgataacgaataaaccagcaaaagatattaattttttcactaaccttctcatatttcttcagatgacagtcctataacatgatattacacaatacatatagagtttgttcgaaaatgtgcatatttagcggcacaaatcgtggttatacaatgagaatagtagccaagctgccaacaatatgttgggagaaatcttgggagaggcacctaatctaatcagtaactaaatttaaacttgactaaaaaatacaggttggacagcaaatgaaagatacattagttcttaatgcaatcgctgtgttagatttttaaaattaacgttcctacgacatacagcgtgcgttaaagcgagaccgcaccgaaattaatggcggaatatgagtttaacatttttcaacagaacaacgaattaacatcataaatagttcttactttttgatgagctcccatcagaatcttggcaagttgtcctttttccaaaagaatcgttgctcggttgtagattgtcaccttcaacgttggaattagcagtaaacaatagccatgtgggccagatgtgcccaactcactagaacgcagcacaaataaatacccgaaaatcgcaatatactgatataaactgatataacttggtttaaaataacaacattatgatgtctttaacacctaaatcgaataaaatcagagccggatatatctaagggctataacgggagctttctagaacgccatcctgaggtctgtcttgcgtcatggcgaaggaaagaaagagaggaccccacgttgccagcccatttataaggcctcagatctgcctagcaactccatttcaattctcgctatttgctgacatccaggggaaggcgtatgcagtgcatctcaaccaatagaagacatgcaaattaataaaccgacctcagaacagcctgcagatttcagatttctcacttcctcattggaaaattgctccaactcgagttctgttttgctcacagatataattcaaacggttttagaaactagagagtgttttctatccaatagtaataataaaatgcatattgtatgagcaagaattgagtacgaggcagtttaatttgggaacgaaatttttacaaagtgcaaacatcaccccctattgagaaattaacgtctcttttctggattttgataattagcggatgtcggcctaattctgctctgcatgtattatttggtgttctacgttgtacacagaatatatttttgcagaattctgcatgcagagtgtcAATTTggggtttgtcccattttgtgaaatcttgattggtgagcggaccccagacctcacaaccataaagggcaatggtttctatgactgattcaagtatttctagccagatcctaattggtatgttgaattttatgttccttttgatggcatagaatgcccttcttgccttgtctctcagatcgttcacagctttgtggaagttagctgtggtgctgatgtttaggccaaggtatgtatagttttttgtgtgctctagggcaacggtgtctagatggaatttgtatttgtggtcctggcgactggaccttttttggaacaccattattttggttttactgagatttactgtcagggcccaggtcttgCAGAATCTGTTCAGAATATctgggtgctgctgtaggccctccttggttgatgacagaagcaccagatcatcagcaaacagtagacatttgacttcagattctagtagggtgaggccgggtgctctctttctctctgggtctctttctctctgggtctctttctctctgggtctctctctctctgggtctctctctctctgggtctctctctctctgggtctctctctctctgggtctctctctctctgggtctctctctgggtctctctcgtctctctctcgtctctcgtctctctctctctctctctcgtctctctataGCCTGGTGAGTTCTTGATAAGTTGTCTTGGCGCGGTGACTAGAGTAATCACTATTCTCCAGATGTTAGtttaggagggagggatgggacggagggagggagggatgggatggGACGGAGGGAGGAATTTGGGGAGGCGAAGATGTGAAAAACAGTATTCAGGCACCCCACCCCCCTCATGATCAATGTGATGTCATTAGTCCCTCAACGCACTCCCCCCCAGATACATCCTTTCCAGTTCATCTACTTTTCCCTTACATTCTCTCCCAGCCTCAAGGCCTCCCTGGCCAGTCTCTGTTTACACTTGTGGTAATTGGAGATGTTTGGGAGGCAACCTGACCGGCGCCCAGCTTCTCCCTTCCTCGTTATGACTGGCAGCTTAGACCAGTGAAGTAAAGCACGGAGGAGCCCACTGGGGGGAAAAGGGATTGTTTTCTCCCTACATTCCCTGgctttctctctgttcctccactctgtctccctccctctgctgtaTGTCACGAAAGCAGGGGCCCTTGCCAGACATGAGCAAACGCTTTTGAGTCGGCATGGCAGACATGAGCAAACACACCCAACTCAGTCAGGGCACCATGGTCTGTTtatctgagagggagggagaggacaagGGTGTGGCTTTCCAAACATTATGATACACACATCTGTTGCTATAGCCAAACTGTCCACACAAATCACCACTAGCGAAAACTGTTTACTTGAACGTGTTGAAATCTTGTTTCATTTTCGTGGGATTTTCCAGTACTATGATGTTCCAGGAGTCATTTGTCATTGTTTGTGCTTacggctcctctctctcttcctccctttccctttctctctctctcttcctccctttctctcgctcttcctccctttctctcgctcACTGTCAGACTGTGTGTGAGAACATGAGTGTGATTTGTTGGGCTGTCAGGCAGGCAGGGGGACAACTTGTCTGTCATCCCCATCCTCCCCGATAGCTTCTACCGCTCCACAGATTTAACACATAGGCCTCATTGATTGAATCTGATAACTGTGAATAGAGCGGGTGTACTCAGTACCTTTAGCTGCTAgacagtgtgtctctgtctgtctgtgacagtAAAGGGGGAAAGTTTCTCTCCTTGTCCTCAGTGTTTGTAATCCATGCAACATTTGTCTGGGGAATCGGACAGCCCATTCCAGACATGATTCCCcttccgtacacacacacacacacacacacacacacacacacacacacacacacacaccacacaccacacaccacacacacacacactacctctgaATGTTTCATGAGGAAACGGGGCGTGAGCTGTGCCACCACAGCATTGTGTTATTTGTGAAGGCTCTATGGTCACATGGACGTCAAAGTAATCTCTAGTCCCTTCAGCCTGGCAACATGAAACATACATTCAGTCTTCAGGAAAGTCTCCAAGTCCTGTCATAGTTCACTCCTAGATAGTAGCAGACAGTAGACGCCCACTGTCTGTAGTCCTAGTGTGACCCAGTTCCATCCAGCTCTCAAATCAATCAATACAACCATTAGTTGTAATAAGTCCTATTTCTAATAGGGTTTCATTAATGTACACAACATAATCACTGCCTTGTGTTGTTTATGAAGGGACTAATGCAGTGGAGTAAGTTGACCTGCTTCCATGTGGCCTTTAGGAAGATTTTCTACCAGACTGCTATGAAGAAAGAGTTATGCTATGAAGCGCTGTGTCAGCTGGATTCCTGAGGGGTGTGCCTGCCCAGAGTTGACTTTCTGtttgcctccacacacacaccatactttCTGTTTTCGTCTCTGCCGCACACACACCACCTTCCTTGCAGCATCTGTATACCCTCCCCTCTACGTTGCTTTGCACCCCTCACAACAGCACTTCTGCTCTGCAGAGCTGGAGAGATGTTGATAGTGACACCCCAGTCCCAGGAGCCTCTTTAACCCTCCCGACCTCCAAATCCATCATCCTCAGCCCCCTGTCCTGTCCTTATCTGCGTgcgactctctctcacacacacatccttcCGCATGCATTGCGCTAATTGAGTCCCGGCCCGATGACCGCCCACTCCCTCTTAGCCACAGCTCTATCTCTGTGTTTGTAAGcaccaccacacccacacacccacacacacacacccacacacacacacacacacacacccacacacacacacacacacacacacacacacacacacacacacacacacacacacacacccacacacacacctagggaAACCAGCCAGGCCTCTCCTCCCTCAAAGGGAAAACAACTAGCAGCCTCTCACCTTTTGTCCAACTCTCATTATTGGGTCTGTATTTAAAAAGGTTAGCAGCGTCAGCTGCAAGGTGGAAACACTGTGGTTCTTCAATCTCACCCGCCAAACTCTGTCTACTCTCCAGTTTGTACATTAAACGGTGTGTTGTAACAGCGTTATAAATGTGTTACCGGCAAAACACACAGTAGGCCTTTATGTTTTGGCTTAGTCTCTTATTTTGTAAAAATGTTTTGGTCTAATGTCAGCCTTGGCTCAGATCCAAGCTGGCTGACACAGATCGGGGACAAAAAGCATAGAGAAAGACATCCAGCTGTCCCTTTCATGAGAATCATTTGCGAAAATGTTCTCAGACTTGGGAGAAGCTGTCTAGAAGGTGGTCAGGGCCACGATCTGATTTAATTAGTGATGGTAAACGTGGAAGGCAGGCAGACGACGGACGATCTAATAGAATGGGCAGCTAAAGATGTTCACTCTACCGCAACCACCTCTGGCAAGTGTTTAGGAAGCTAAAAAGGCCTAAATGGTTCCTCTGAGTGGGCTCTGTGTGGAGCGTTTAAACAGCTAATTAGCAGTGATTTAAGCCCATTTCCAGGTTGAGGAGACCATGTTAGCGTTAGCCATTCTCTGTGAACATAGCTAATTAGGCATTCTGCTCAGCAGGCCTAGTATCTCACCACCTCTGAGGCTGAGGAGGTTGTTCTAATAGCCACTGAATGGGCCTGGGTCCTACTAGGATCCAGGatttcctgtgtgtttgtgtgtttgtgtgtgtgtgtgtgtgtgtgtgtgtgtgtgtgtgtgtgtgtgtgtgtgtgtgtgtgtgtgtgtgtgtgtgtgtgtgtgtgtgtgtgtgtgtgtgtgtagctgaatGCTCTTGGTTAGTTGTGGCACTAGCTGAATGCTAGACCTTTAACactgaatttaagcaaaattccccaactTCCTGGCCTTAACTTCCTAGGGAAAATTTCAGGAAATTTACCGGaaggtttccgaccctttgcaaccctagtctgAGCGGCCTTATCTGTCTGTAGCCCAAATCAAATCAGccttgtctatctgtctgtttgcAGCAGCCTTGTCTGTctgtagatcaaatcaaatcagccTCGTCTATCTGTCTGTTTGCAGCAGCCTTGTCTGTCTGAAGCCTCGTCTATCTGTCTGTTTGCagcagccctgtctgtctgtagcccaAATCAAATCAGccttgtctatctgtctgtttgcagcagccctgtctgtctgtagatcaaatcaaatcagcctcgtctatctgtctgtttgcagcagccctgtctgtctgtagatcaaatcaaatcagccTCGTCTATCTGTCTGTTTGCAGCAGCCTTGTCTGTCTGAAGCctcgtctatctgtctgtctgctgcagtCACACCGGTCCTTCTTTATTACGATCTACTTGGAAAAGCACTGGGTTTCTTCTTTGTTGTCATTGTTATGGAGTGTTTAGCCGCTTCGGGGGGGGAAGCGGGCTCGGGGAGAGAAGGGGACGGGTGCTAACTTAATTGCTTCCATGAATAATTTAACTTGACTAATTTGGGGGATAATGACAGTGACACTGcttatgtatgtatttatttatccaAACATTAATTGACAGGACTGACATTAGCTGGGCTTTTATTGCACATTTGATTGTGCACAAGGGGGAGAAAAATAAATTCTCAGTAATTATCTCGCTGATAAGTGGTTTATGAATGCGTTTTTCCCTGCCTAATGTCTGTCAGCGATTTAGCAACAAAATGAGATGATGCAACATGACCATGGTGTTGTAGCTCTTCTCGatacctccctccctcgttcAACGTGCTTTTGGAGAACTAGCTGTAGCCAGGGTTTGTTCATTAGGAACCAAACGGAACCATTCGGAACAGGAAGGTGcctacctgaatttgttcaaTAGAAACTCGTTTTCGTTTCAAAAGGTGTCCTCTAATGTGTACATCTCTGGACATCTGTCCCtatgtacacccccccccccccccccacacacacttgcAATAGTGACACAGCACAGTAACATGTCTTAACATGACTGAAGTGTTAACTGACCTGTTGATTTGTTTGTTGTTCCAGGCGGAAGGAGAGGATAACCTGAAGAAGATGCAGCTGATGGAGCTGGCCATTCTCAACGGGACGTACCGAGACACCAACATCAAGACACGTACGCTTTACagccacacacacaatacacactacacaatgTTACACACCAACGCTTATCATTAATCGTCTTAATCCATCTGTTATTGTATTAACCACTTAGAACCTCACAATAACCACTTAGAACCTCACAATAACCACTTAGAACCTCACAATAACCACTTAGAACCTCACAATAACCACAGTGAAGAATAGATGCTCATGCTATACAGTTAACTGTGTGCCTCTGCCTCATGTGTTGTAGTCATTGCAGTGCTTTCTTTTTTATATGATAAACTTATGCACTTTGCTCTGAAGTGTTGTCCAAGATGTCTGACCCATGTATACCTACCTACTAAAACCACCTGTATCCAAGTAGATCAGTTTCCCCTGCCCTCCTCCCGCTGGTCCCTCTATGTGCCCTTTCCCCTCCCATATGGATGCAATCACAGTTTGCTGCAATGTCGGGGGGGGGGCTTCTATATGCCTTCGGCGCCCTGCAGAAATCACTCGCTCATCTCTGCATGACGTAGTTCACGCATCTGTTACAAACACTGTTTAGTTTTCCCATCTCCAGAGAGTTACTTTCTCTGGAGTTCATCCCACCCAGAGTTCCCACGTTCTGCACTTTCATGTCTCTTTGATGGCTGCTTGAAATTTGTCACAATTTACTGTTtgcattattatttattattattattattattattattatcattatcatgatATTAGTCATGTTTTGAGCATTGTTTTCAGTCCAAAAAGTAATGGCTTGTTTTGAAATAAAAATCTAATTTGTAAAATGTGAAATGATTTGACTTGGCAGACATTGGTTTCTAACACCAGTGTCTGGACCATTGTCTGGTTCTCTCGGCTGTGTTGCCAGCCCTGCGATACTCAGCATGAATTAGTCACCGAGTCACATGTAAAACATTGATCCAACCTCCCCCGCTGTCTGTGATGTTCACCATGTCAGAACATTTGCAAATGCAAAACGTGTTTGAAAAGCTTTTGTCTATTTATTTTGTCAGCCAACCAAAATGGTCTAACGGTCATGTAGCGGAGTAGAGGGCATCAGAACTTCAACTAGATTTCAACTAGTCTGTCCAAAGCAGCGCCTCATTGGCCGAGCGACTAGTCCAATAGACTGGATTGTCTTTTTGGGGGATTGACGTGATCCTCCTTTTGGTCCTTATCAGAAacgtccatctctcctcttcatgacCACCGGCTCCATTTCTGTTGGCTTGTACCGTCAGCAGTACAGGAAGTCGTGGTTGACATGGTGATTGATATGCTTAATGTGGTCTGTGCATTGgtgttgaatgcaacgttttataGTTTGGTATGGGGATCTTTTATTATTTTCTTGTTTACTTCATTTTTTGTTTGCTGGTTCACCGTGATCATTGCATGGTCTAATTGTCCTTTTTTTCACCcctcccccccttctccccccctTTTCCTACTTTTTGTGTTTTCCAACTCTCGCTTCTCCACCTGTGATTTTGGTCAACCGCACCACCACATCTCTACCCCCTTGTCttgtatctctctgtctttctgtctttcactCTTGCTTATGGCAGACCCCCTTGCGTTCTCTCTTGCAGCGGCGGCCGCCGCCGCTCAGGGCCCCCGTCTAATGCAGGCCCCCCAGGGGCAGTTGATGGCCCCCCATCAGCAGATGAGGCCCCCCACACCGGCAGGGCCTCCCATCATGAACATCATCCGACAACCCCAAATGCAGGGCATGTTACCCAATGGTACCCCAACCCTGGTGCCTCCCTCGCCGGAAGGCGGCATCCTCTACGCCTCCCCGTACGACTACCCGTACGCCCTGGCGCCCACCTCCCTACTGGAGTACCCCATCGACCACAATGGGGTTCTAGGTAAGCGACCCTGGGGCCTGGGCGGCGGTCCCTttagccccggacaggagggcagCTTGTTTTACCCTGGGTTTTTGGACGCGGCTTCGATGAGCCACGGTCAAGACTTGTTGAAAGGTAAATATGTCGTATCCAGCTGAAAAAACAGGGTTGTTATGGGTGTGACCTTATGACCTGACAGCTGAACAGGACTAATGCGCTAACAAAGGACAAGGGGGGcagggaatttttattttttattttagctcatctcCCCAGCATCCTTTTACTGGCTCAGGTTTAGTTtatcattttagtcatttagcagacactcttatccagagagacttacaggagcaacTACAATgacgtgccttgctcaagggcacatcgacagatgttCACCTAAtcggctctgggattcgaaccagcgacctttcattTAATGGCCCAAcgctaccactaggctacctgtcattttctctctgttctgcAGCTGCCGTTTTACTCCCATGCAATATGAGTTGCCTTGTCTGAAGACACTCTGGCAGGGACATGCTCGTGTGCACAGTCCCGCGCTCTAGCTTCTTTATGCTCTCGCTAGCGGCAGATTCAGTCTGGCTGTGGATCCCCCCCGGATTTCAGCAGCTTTTGAAATGAGTATTGTTTTTTTCCCAGCTAGCTCTGTGCTCTAGCCTTGATGCCAGTAGAAAGTCCCCTTTGTCCCGGTGGGGATGTTCATTAAATTCACTGTTCTCATTTTTCCCATTGGCTCAGTTTTCACACTCTTGAACTTCAACTTGGTACGAGCCACTGACATTCCCCAGTCAATATGTCAGCCGTGGGAGTTACATTCCGTAGGTGCGGGTGTGTATGCACGCCGGCGTGCACGCTCAAAGCAATATTCTGTCGAAGAAACATTTAGACGTGACTGACGATAATATCTCACATTTTATGGAGGCTTTCGCCCTCTAATTTGACCAAATAATGACTGTATGCCACTGCATACCTTGTCAAGTTTTGACAGCGGGCCCTTTCCTGTTTGTGTCGCTGCCTTAATGACATGCCTGAGGTGTTGATCCTGACATCATGAGACGGCTGATACACAGGTGCCACGTTAGCTGACCCCGTGTGTCCGTGGAAGAGGTGCCTGGGGGAGCTGTTCTGTAGTACAGAACCTACTGGATGTTCTCTCTCATTTGGAGGGGACAGCAGCTTAGTGCCTTTTATTTAGTCGCCGTATTGATCGGCGCCTTCAGCAACAGAGAGCCACCGGAACACAACATGCATCGGGCTCTGTTAGACCTGCTCAGGACTCAGAGGAAACTTCAGGACATCTGGTGCTGCAGAGTGGAATGTGGGCGGACTGGCTTGGTCATCAACCAGCACTGTGAAACGGCACGCAGCTTGCCTGCCTTTCCCTGCCAGGATAGATGGATATTAGTGTAAGGGCTGTTACAAATGTGATGTAACCATCACTGGCTTAATCCACCACAACTCTCCATTCCAGCATGGAAACCTACCCAAGACTTCTTATTTTAGGGCCAACATTCTGAGTTGTCTCCTTTAGAAGTGCTCACTTGATAACTGCAGACGAGAGTTTACTGGTGTACCATTTGACAGGATGCCCAGATGGTTGTCACGGTGACCTGTTCTGTGGGGACGGTCCACCATTTAGCCATTGAAGGGCTCTGACACAAATCTCTTTAAATGCTTTCTGGGTAATGAAGAGCAGAGAAATATGACCACCCCAGCATCACTCTGCCATCTCTCTGTCCCCGAGATCTGGGAGGCTATCCTTCCCCGGCTCACTAAATCAGAAATATTGACATATCCGCATAAAAGCCCAAGAGCTCCGACCCCTGAGTGGTGAAATGGTGTCTCGCTGACTGCACTGAGCTCTAGCTAGGCTTTTAGACAAACTTTTAGATTGTCCAACTCGTTGCATTAAGGATTTACCTTGAACACTTTTCAATCTGGGATTTGTTTTGGGTCATAGACTAATTGTTTATCTCTATGCACAGTCACAGTTCCTATGCAACCAACATAGTATTTTACTCCATTTCCGTGTATGATATCAGGAGAAACCACACCAGGGTAATTGAAATGTCTGTCTTCATTTGTGACAAATATTCAGAGAGAAATGAATGCTACTGCCAGTGAGCAGATTGATACTgagagatgtagagatgtgaGAGAGCCAGGTGGTGTCTTGCACTATCCAATTAGGATCTGAGCTGCATTGGATTTTCACACCTTTCAAAATCAGCCAATTGTTTTTCTTCCTCAATCCCCCCCGTCTCCTATGGAAGATGAGCTTTTTTTTGCTAGATAGCTTTAGTCCCCTGTCCCCCTGCCCACCGGTTTCCACAAATCCTCTATGTAACACTGAGTACTGTGAAATTTTACTACCTAAGTTATACATTTGTAGATGTTATTAGCAAATGTTATTTTTTCTCTGCATTTTTCATACATGTCTGTCATGTTTATGTATATTATAATTGAATGTATAAGCAGTATATGTAAATGTCAATATGTATTACTGTGTAAGACTTGTTTTTCCCCTCCTAATGTGAACGGTTTCTAACCTTGTGGACTTGTTGCAATCTAGGTGCAATGGCTACTAAAATGAGACGACATGACTCGCGCGTCCATCCTTACCAAAGGATTGTGACCGCAGACAGAGGTTAGTTTAGTTTCTAGGATGCTTTACTTTGCCTGTTGATTGCATTGCCTTATATTTGCCTTAGTTGGAGATTTCTCGTGTTTTTATATACTGCACATTATGCACATTATGTTTACATACGTAGTACTCAATATATTTTAATGCTCAGGCAAAAGCGATGTTAATTGCTTTGGTTTACAAGAACTGTGACCCTTGGTGACAGAACAGGTATCACACGCCGTGTTCAAGCTAAGTTTTCTTAACATTCGTCTGATGTGAAATAAGATCCTAAAATAAGTCAGCCTTGTTTCCATCATTCCATTTGTTTTACTTATGAGGAACAGAGTCGAAAGCGACTGAACACGAAGTAGACAG
The sequence above is a segment of the Salvelinus fontinalis isolate EN_2023a chromosome 15, ASM2944872v1, whole genome shotgun sequence genome. Coding sequences within it:
- the LOC129811447 gene encoding protein quaking-A isoform X1, with translation MMVGEIEVKERPRPSPDYLMQLLNEKKLMTSLPNLCGIFTHLDRLLDEEINRVRKDMYNDTANGPVDKHPLELPEALGPIIHLQEKLFVPLKEYPDYNFVGRILGPRGLTAKQLEAETGCKIMVRGKSSMRDRKKEEQNRGKPNWEHLNEELHVLITVEDTQKRSEIKMKRALEEVKKLLVPAAEGEDNLKKMQLMELAILNGTYRDTNIKTHPLAFSLAAAAAAAQGPRLMQAPQGQLMAPHQQMRPPTPAGPPIMNIIRQPQMQGMLPNGTPTLVPPSPEGGILYASPYDYPYALAPTSLLEYPIDHNGVLGKRPWGLGGGPFSPGQEGSLFYPGFLDAASMSHGQDLLKGAMATKMRRHDSRVHPYQRIVTADRAATGN